tgatgaaatctgaaatgagaaaaattgaaccccccccccccccaatttttttttctttcccttattccaaaactgatctcaattcaaattactaatggagtttgcaacaataactactcatttaaatacatcataaaatattaaaatgtaaaaaaagtgcttgttatcactgaatggtaaagattgttttaatttatcagttggtagtaaaagtgaatatacattgtatattgtataaaacaatgatttaagttgattcaactactattctggacaatgaaagataactccaattgaaaatttcttgctattgtgcaatattgtgtaattagatatttcttgctattgcccaatactgtgcaattgaaaatacttgctgttgcacaatactgtgcattgaagatttcttgctattgtgcaatactgtgcattgaagatttcttgctattgtgcaatactgtgcaattgaaaatttcttgctattgcacaatactgtgcaattgaagatttcttgctattgctgaatactgtgcaattgaaaatttcttgctattgcacaatacttaatacaataattttggatcctgatttggaccaacttgaaaactgggcccataatcaaaaatccaGACTACACGAAATACGTCGGACCGtcggacaaatccggtgaataatggatcggtctggtaaaattttgttgaattccggtccgaatgtccggtgtttttttttcatggatttttctaacattctagcaaaattgccaaacgatctcaaattcattttcatctttattattcatcacagcgatgtttattttgttcaaccgctagctttatgccgaACATCGCCAAtcagtaatgtgtaaatccgggtaaaaacatatctgactgtcaaaaacaacaatggatgccatcattggcacaaccggaaatgtaaataaaactggatcagattctgggaacggataagggtaattccgggtttgccgatttaaatacaataaacgaataaaaatccaagcagatcacaaaatttagctatgaaatataaccacaagaattgaaaaccaaaagatatatgaaaaagaaagaagaaacaggaaataatattttataaagaaactctaaattatgtttcaattagttcacaaacattgtcaaaatccaataaaatgggacattactcttcactgaaatgcattcaagcaattgtgCACAACTTTCGTAACAATATTCCctcttgttacatcattttgttttaatttgtgcattttggggaggagtagggcacaacaaagtcatatgtttgttgtttttagtcggataatatacaattagatgtaaaaattttgtatataattaatcCTTTAATattagtctctcataattcttaatagaatggcacttgtatatgttttagtatttaagctaatgatattttactgttagttttaatatacaatatgttttataaatgttatccaatatttcatgttatacgcaatgttttatatgtttattggaatgtataatgttatacaagtggtgagactttaataaaaaatattgaatattgaatctgtaaaaaaaattggtctggtaaaatttcattcggtctggtaaagctaggatgcttaccagaccgaatgtcctgtaaaaataaaattcattcgcgtagtctgtaaaatctaagtacatgtttagattcagcatatcaaagaagcccaagaattcaatttttgttaaaatcaaacttagtttaattttggaccctttggattttaatgtagaccaatttgaaaacgggaccaacaagaagtaattgtaacaggatgctgttacgaagtctcccaaacaaagctcccataactcgccattcatatggtcccatgttcatttgatttgattttttgtcccatacaagaatatatatggtttaggggtggggacgttgatcgtttacaagttttcaaacaagagggggtggggtgaccccctcgggacttcccttctatatcatttcatttgttttattgtcccctacaagaatatatatggtttaggggtggggatctggaccgtttacaagataatagcacattctcaaattgaacagggtgggggcgacccccaggaacttccctttaatttcatttgattagccttattgtcccatacaagaatatatatggtttaggggtggggatgttgaccctttacaaattttctaacaagagggggtggggtaaccccCTAGGgatttcccttttatttcattttatttgttttattgtcccttacaagaatatatatggtttagtggtggggatgttgaccgtttacaagtttacAAACAAGACGGGGTGGGGTGACCACCTCGGGACTTTTCTTTTAttgcatttcatttgttttattgtcccctacaagaatatatatggtttaggggtggggatctggaccgtttacaagataatagtacattctcaaattgaacggggtgggggtgacccccaggaacttccatttaatttcatttgattagttttattgtcccatacaagaatagatatggtttaggggtggggatgttgaccgtttacaagttttcaaacaagagggggtggggtgagcccctagggacatcacttttatttcatttcatttgttttattgtcccctacaagaatatatatggtttaggggtggggatctggactgtttacaagataatagcacattctcaaattgaacggggtggggatgacccccggggacttccctttaatttcatttgatttgttttatcgtcccattcaagaatatatatagtttaggggtggggatctggaccgtttacaagataaaagcatattctcaaattgaagggggtggggatgaccccccagagactccccctatatttcatgtgatttgttttattgtcctataatcatttctgaagactgcatgtatctatcacttacagttttcaagttatattcatttgaaaattttagaaaataaaatcccatagggttctatagtaaacccctccctcctttctaccccccaaaataccccttaatagaccccaatgcacaaacgaaacattgatggctcacctagacatgttagtctaacatattgtaaaatcctaagtaaatctgacaagccaTTTAGGAGaaccgctgcggacaagttcatttttaaagtggcggaagaagaggaagaagaggaagaagaagaggaagaataataaaaataataagaattgaccaaaaacaataagtctccaaactttgtttgggagacttaaaaattaagaatctacatacacagttagatttggcatatcaaagaaccccaattatttaatttttgatgaaatcaaacaaagtttaattttggaccccgatttggacaaCTTGAAAACTAAGGCAATAATAataaatctaagtacatttttagatccagcatatcaaagaaccccaattattcaatttttgatgaaatcaaagattaattttggacccttttgggccccttattcctaaactattgggaccaaaactcctaaaatcaatcccaaccttccttttatggtcataaaccttgtgtttaaatttcatagatttctatttacttatactaaagttatggtgcgaaaaccaagaaaaatgcttatttgggtccctttttggcccctaattcctaaacttgGGATCTcaaatcccaaaatcaatcccacccttccttttgtgttcatcaaccttgtgtttaaatttcagtgatttctatttacttatactaaagttattgtgcgaaaaccaagaataatgcttatttgggcccttttttggcccctaattcctaaacagttggaaccaaaactcccaaaatcaatcccaaccttccttttgtggtcataaaacttgtgtcaaaatttcatagatttctatttacttaaactaaagttatagtgcgaaaaaccaagaaaatgcttattttgcccctttttggccccttattcctaaacttttGGAACccaaacttccaaaatcaatcccaaccttccttttgtggtcataaaccttgtgtcattttttcatagatttctatttaattaaactaaagttatagtgagaaaaccaaaagtattcggacgatgacgacgacgatgacgacgacgacgccgctgacgccaacgtgataccaatatactaccaaaaaattttcaatttttgtggtcgtataaaaatcatcagagaaacagattccgacactataactcgtgtattatgatatttctccactcacaaaaggtaaattttaattatttaaaaagcttggcaagcctcacgctttaaataataatacttaactgtctcgagtggagaaatatcgtaatacacttgttgaagtgtaggaatctatatttttacatttgattgacaaaatatataattcccattatataaaaaaattgaagaaattaaaATAGTGACAATAAACTTTcaaagattaaaataacaaaaagaattttaaTGATTTACTCCCAAGGTGTGGTTAGGAAAATCCTTATCTGAGGGCAATTGAGGACAATGATTGTACAGATTTAATGAATCAATATAAATATCAAGTCAAGTTTTTTTCCCTTAATATGGATACTTAgaataatattttgttaaaatttagatcaatttaaaaatgaaaggtttatgatattattacaaataaagattgttttaatttggcTAGATTAATGAATGATTGCATCTGCGCTACTGAATTACTTTAATATGAAACCCAAATCTTTGTTTTTTAACAATCCAAGCTTTTGAATGGGGATATATGTTTGggcccccttttaaaaatggctggatttGTCCCTACTGTTTCTAATTATAACATAAGAAAACACTTACATTTTGCTTAAAATGATGTTATAACTATGATAAAAACCACAATCATAACTATTCCTACAAAAAACATCATGATCATCTTTTTTCTTCTTTGTGCTTGCATTTGTTCTGATGTCACAACAAAACtctataaaatagaaaaaaatatatttaaacataattttctATGAGAGTATTAGTGAGACATACATGCACTTTGTCttgaaatcaattttttttaagaaccTTTAATCTAGTGGTTGCTGTTGGTTCCTGTCACCGATACTTATTTTAGTATTGTTGTTTTAGTACAAATCAGGCTGTTGGTTTTCACTTTTGGATTCGTTGACATTTTTGCTCCCCAAGACTTTTTATGAGTAACTATACAcaataggttttgctcattgtttaaggctgtAATGCGACTGCAGGTTTTTGGTTGATAGGTGTCTCtgacattggcaatcatacccaaTCTTCACCTTATTTTAACCTATATCTGTCAGTTtccaaattttcatttattttaaaaacacttttGCTGTCAGCTATTAAAGctttatgtaatatatattcaCTAGCAGAAATTCTACAGATCAGAAATATAATTCCTATTTGGTCTATGGCTACTTTCTCACATTAAGGTCAGGGATTatttcattacatattataatatCTATTTTCCCTACTTGAGAAACATTCTTCAAttcatgagttatctttcttttattGGAGATTCTTATTTCTTTTGGTTGATAATTGCGGCATGTcgcaaaaaaaaaagagggacgaaagataccaaagggacagtcaaactcataaatctaaaacaaactgacaacgccatggataaaaacaaaaaagacaaacaaacaacagcacacatgacacaacattgaaaactaaagaataaacaacacgaaccccaccaaaaaactaggggtgatctcaggtgctccggaagggtaagcagatcctgctccacatgtggcacccgtcgcaAGTTATGAGTATCCTTAtctttaaacatgataaaatgtacCTTTATTATGACTTTTTCTAGAataaatgacaaaatgtaaaattgaGTAATCAAAATGTGTTCAGTGCAtgtgatccaaggctctgtgttaaggGCATACattacagttacaggggaggtaatgatgttgctaacgtaaaatgttatttttcgcgacatcaaactgtgacatattggTAAAAGATGCATTTTGAGTTCATGGACCccacttttttaaaatgacattcggtttgattacgtatgaagattatttgtaccaaatttcatgaaacagTCAATgatgcaattttttaaaaatttgataactatacagcaaaaaattacgcttttttctacatttgataaatttaagttatttctaaaacaatatttcataaattttgcaTATCTGTCGGGAGAAAAAATATGTCCATAAATCTAAATTTTTAGCAAATGTCTGAAATTTCGACaccattttactcaaaaagtagcacatggaggtatattttttattacatatttgattgaaTCAGGTAAAAAAATAGCTTATATATCTTAAAGGGAAAAATTCTCACCGTCAGAATTAACTGTTGGATATGCctttaaagaccgtactttgacctatatacattacatgtatataatgtttatttttttaaatgacctaTCTGTGTTGactttattaaattttgaatgaCAATGATTACAACAGAACTTTCCTGGTGATCATAATTAACATTGTGACATCTGTAAAGCTATCTATTGCTTTCACTATAACCAATTTTGCTGTAAAACTTATATCTAGTCTATgtttacaaacatgacaaataataCATACTGCACCAGTATATGCACAAGGGGCTACAGTTGTTGGAGCTACAGTTGTACATGTTGGATATGAGTTATAACCATATCCTGAAGGAGGATGCATCCCAGGACCTGGTGGATATCCTTGCATTCCAGGTTCTTGGGGATATCCTTGCATTCCAGATGCTTGAGGATACCCTGGATAAGTCTGCTGAGGATATGGCTGAGTTGGTCCAGTATACTGCTGAGGTGCACCATACTGCTGCTGTGGATAAGGTGTAGGATAGGGAGCACCAGGAGGAGGCTGGCCTTTTATAGCATCTTCATATGATGGAGGTAGATTTGCTGTAAGAAAATATAACTATGTTATTGAAtagaataaatataattattttattgtaaatactaAAGAAGAAAACCTCTGAAATTATGAAATAGGATATATGTATACAGTACATATACATACTATACACAACTTAATCAATTACAGGAGAAAATGTATTACAGATATACTATTTTACTTACCTTGATGTCTGtagatacacatgatacatgttaTTCATGTTTAATTGattaataaatctaaaaatgCAATTAAGTATAAAattcactgcattgaagacctattggtgaccttctgctgttgtctgttctatggttgggttgttgtctctttgacacattccctaacCCCATTTCTAATCTCAATTTTTATTCTAACAAGTAAAGAAAACATAACAAGTAAATGAAGTACTGACTTTACACAGCAGGATTTCAGGGGAGTTTAATCATATACTTTTTTAAGCCTTACATACTCTAGATGGGCCTTTTTTAAATTCTGAATCTGCACCTCAATAAATGATCAACTTAATctatacaattaaaaaatataatgacttCCTATATATAACTTAGGTTAATTAACTAATCAGTATgttattatttagttttaaaatttagtAGACAAGGAAAGGTAACTCTTGTTGAATGTGCAGTCTgtcaatataattttgaaaatcaacatttttattttaatcatataaTGTGATAGTAAATGCTTCTTTTTTCCTATATATGGTCTGACAACTCAAATACATGCTCTTCCTTGGAACTTCCTTCTAATAAATAATGTTGTCAGTTAATCACAATATGTTTTTGTGTGGAGAATTTATGAAACCAGAAATGTTAGGATGATGTTTCagattttttctcttttcttggTTCCTATAAAGCTAGTACAAAAGTATCCTTCCATGGTTGGGCAACCAATAGCTGTAGTTATGTGAACCAGATAGTCAAAGGGAAGATTTGTGTGCCAGTGTACATGACTTAAACTCAACACCAAGACAGTCTATCAGTCAGTATTATAACTCTTATTATTTTACTTTGTTTGTGAAAAGTTTATTTTGTCAGAGAAGGTGGGTGTTGGTCATGTTGCGTGTTGATGTCGTCTGTTATTCTCTTAATTAAGGTATATTTTTCAAgatttcatttaattattttagGTATTATATGATTGCATAAAATAATTGTTCATTGTAGCAAAACatcaatatttgataaatttaaattgtGGTAAATTGTTTTCAGTCATTAAAACTGATTAAATGATTGGTAAATTTGACTTTATCCAACAAATATACATAGCTGACTATGatgtatgtgctttgctcattattgaaggccatacagtaacctatagttgtttatttctgtgtcattttggtctcttgtggcgagttgtctcattagcaatcataccacatcttcttttttatatatacataaacataataaaattgagaagcgaaagggggaatgtgtcaaagccaTAACAACAAGACCAAATTTCAGAATTTTCAGCCAAAGGTCAAGGCAACAATAGGTCTTGAACACATTGAGAAAATCCCAAACCAGGAGCTGGCCCCTTATCAAAATGTCTAGTTCAGAAAAAATAAACGTCACAAATAACTTcttaacatataaatgaactaaaataaaaaaagatacaagactaaaaaagccGAGAGGCTCCTGAATTGTTTCAGGTGCAACAAGACTGTGTCCACaatacacagatgccccactcgcactataattttctatgatcagtggaccgtgaaattggggtaaaaactctaatttggcatcaaaattagaaagatcatatcatagggaacatgtgtattaagtttcaagttgattggacttcaacctcatcaaaaactaccttgatcaaaaactttaacttgaggcaggacagacggacagacgaacagaccataaaacataatgcccatctactattgtaggtgggacATAAAATGTGTTTGGTAAAGGTTTGAATAGCGATTGATGGGGATGacaacatttttgtgctttgtatagaattaaattataaaagattGAATCTCGAAATTTATACGATTTAAGCaaacaccacagacgctgatacaatttttaaatttccaaacacggcgcaaagattacaaagatatgccaaatgaaaatagtaattttcgatgtgaactggaacaactctaaatttccaaaggttgtgacaatTTAGATGTTacaactgcattgagggcagtcctcaaacaaatttttgattttttttgtttggggactgccctcaatgcagttatctttgatcagcgtctgtggtgttcgcttaaattgtataaatttcgagatttagaaaaagtttctcagtttgaatattttgacatgattcatttgacatcgtgctattatgattattgaagaaggatatctgttatccaaaatatctaatatttgttcattttatagttaccggtatttaatggtgatgttgtaccctttttgacttgttttaagagtcaatataggatgaacggatcatataaaccggagggaaaatatgatacaagcccaaacgaaaaaatatacacgagtctaaattgaaaactacgttcaaacctatgattgcgttggataaaaaccgcaatttttatgcatgtgcatgtaaaacaaattttgttgtagaagggtctaaaaacagcacaaacaacattttccaaaagaccaaaaaagtgaaaaagtatatataaacaaaacgcatttgactaacaggtcgaacaactgatgttctttaaccctgctgactgccattggcgatattcaaataaaattgatcacaagatgtaacaaaatggatcttaatataaattcaatactaaacagaataaaattaacttgtggccacgatgttatgccacaaacatatggtgtcaatatttttttagtacaccagatccagatatatatacaaatgtaaaatgaATGTCTCAGTGCACGTGataactctacaacagatttatccatcagatcaccagcaatgatggtgatacatgactgtgtacattatgtatatacaactcgtcttaaacgtgttaaacatcaacccaacaatgttagatctgtaaatttgctttcgcaaattttttgttcttccctcgccgggattcgaacccatgctacagaggtatcgtgacacctaatggcctgcactgtagccgtcctgctagactatatatatacatacaaatacattttcagatatatatatatacatgtatatatatctgaaaatgtataaaaaaaagtcagCGAAAATTGAGTACAAACAAATTGTACATGAATCTCCTTTTTTGAATGGACACTGCTTTCTGTCTCTATATATtgcacacacacaaaaaaaatagtaaatgGCTAAATCAATAAAAGTTATAGGTAAATAAGGAAATATatgcattatcatgattatcatgattatagggacagattttattttatttaatttttggtgttttaatgccacttttaagcaccctATTTAGGCTATTTCATGGCGTCCTGTTTTTATTGGTGCAGGAAGtaggagtgcccggagaaaaccacgaccttcaataggaaaactgacatatttttattgcatgctgtgtataattaaactca
Above is a window of Mytilus galloprovincialis chromosome 7, xbMytGall1.hap1.1, whole genome shotgun sequence DNA encoding:
- the LOC143082908 gene encoding uncharacterized protein LOC143082908 encodes the protein MSDEPANLPPSYEDAIKGQPPPGAPYPTPYPQQQYGAPQQYTGPTQPYPQQTYPGYPQASGMQGYPQEPGMQGYPPGPGMHPPSGYGYNSYPTCTTVAPTTVAPCAYTGASFVVTSEQMQAQRRKKMIMMFFVGIVMIVVFIIVITSF